The window ATTGTGTGTGTTACCATAATATCAAAGGATCTTTAAGGAGTGTTGCCtgcatgattatttttaattgaaaatatattaaaataatattttttaaattttttaaaattttttgatatatgtgcatcaaaatcataaaaaaccactttaaaaaaaaatattaatttaatatttttcaagtaaaaaataattttaacctaaaaaataaacactcaaTCAAGCTATTCATATTCGAAGTAGGGCATGTGCATTTACAAGTTTCTTTCTCGCAGTCTCTCCTCTCCTGGGATTCAAAGATGTAAGAAGAAAATTTACTTaccatccaaaaaaaaagaagcctgaAACAGTTGCAAGTTGGGACGACCTAATGCAAAACACCAATTATTGTCCAGGCAAAAGTTATCAATCCTGGGTTTATCTAGTGATTCATCGGTTTGGAACCAGGTTCAAAACagggtttttttagaattgCATGAGTTCACTGGCCAAAATCTGGATGCCTCGATGGATCAACCTGCAACTTAAATAACTTAATCAAATCTTAGGTGAACtggtcaatatttttttaaaatataaattatctaaaaaatatcattttagtttttttttaaagacaatTTATGTGTAAAACcacatcattatattaaaaaacacaagtgAATTGGGTCAACTTGCCACTTTATAAGTTGACTTGCCCAACCTGTGTCATCCATTTACAACCTTTTTGGTTACTAGAGATGGCTtccctgataaaaaaaaaataaaataaaactaaggcTTGAATAATTGGACTCTAAAAAGCAagatttcaactattttttcattttaaaacatgaaaaaacattttataaacctttaaaattatgtttctaaCAACAAAATACATTCTAATTGGTTtagaaactcaaaatcaaatcaaaattttgcGAGCTTTGAAAACCACCTTCATCAAGTTCccctcttaaaaataaatttatagacactaaaattaaaacttttaatggTTGTAATACAGTTACTCGAGAGCTTTTTTTCTCCTAAAATTTTCTGGTGACTTTCTCTCCTATCTAAAAATCCAAGCATTGAAATGCAAAACAGTAAAATTTGatactaaaatgaaaaatttataaatagaagggatcaaatataaaaattgaaaatttagggACTAAAGGGTATTTTCATGCACCTTTTGAACGATAAACATGGaaaaaagcttttattttttatcaatatcaatttttaacccttttcttttgattttgtttttttttacaatatttagaAATTGAATTTCACAAAATTTACCCACCATTTTACTTTGGAACCATCTTCGAACCCTAGACATATGATAACATGCAATGAAGAGAATAAAAAACTCTAGGACACTGAAAACAAATCTCCTTTCTTAAACAAACCCAAAACTCGAGGGACCAAGAAAGGAGATTTGCACTGTGAACAGtgttataaatagtaaaatgtgAGAGGATGCATAGTGGTGGAAGGAACAATGATTGACCATCCTCTTTCAATagtaaaattagtttttaaattgagtggatttattttttaatgaatatacaTTGGatgacttaattttatttatcactCGATTATGGAGAGATTTAGAGCACGAAAGTTCTTCCTATAACttgatcattaaaataaaaaatattgccaAGTTATTGAATCAAATAACATACTCTTCACATTAtgataattcaattcaattcgaTTAAATTGTAAACAAGCTGTGATAAATTCACCTCATAGATAGAGACTAAATTGTTTATAACTCAGTCTAAGTATTGAATGTAGACAATGAAAGCAGacaaatatatgataaatttgaagaatttttcGTCTACCAAACAAGGGAGCTAAATtctgtgtgtttttttaattacaccCTACAAGGTCGGACACTACACAACTAATATGCTTCAATTACAGCAACGGTCAAAAGCCCACAACTTGGTTCCATCTGTTGAATGAGAAGACCCATCATCTCTCAGTACTCCCCATCTCTTTGTAATTTTCACAATTCTGGGCAATCTCCAACTTCTTTACCTTCTCATTCGGCACCATTTGAGAATTGAGACGCAAAAACGATAGTGGCGTGACTGGTTGCTGACAAGTTCAACCACCCAACTTTTACCAGTCTATTTAAggacaatggttttttttattactaattaattaacttttgaggtttaggggtttagagagagaaaagagagaaaccaaaaaaatgggAGAGGCATTCGCTTATAAGGAATACTTAGCTGGTTTACTTGCTGGTGTCGCCACTGTTATTACTGGTCACCCTTTTGTCACTGTCAAGGTGAGTGCTTTACAAGTGCCTGTCTCTCATTTTTCAGATTTCTGATGCTAAACTTGtttaaaatgaagttttgtGATTTGGGCTATCTTAAAGTTTGTAGCTTTGGATTTGGAGTTTGTAGAGATGCTTAAGAGGGTAGTGAATGTGGGTCGTTTTGTTGATAGATAGTGGTTTGTGTTTATGAGTCATTGCATAGCTTTGTGGTTTTGACAATGGATTGTTGCTGAATTGCTGAATTGTttctgtttttgtgtttcattaGGTGAAGCTGCAGATACATAATACAGAAGCACATGGGATTAAGTACAAGAATGGCTTGCATTGCACTACTAGGATACTACAGACTGAAGGAGTATGctcttttaactttttcttGTAAGCCACAAAATTAACTCAATGATTTCTAAGTTGAATTGGATTGATAAAATGGAAATCTATATATTCAATTGCGTTAATGATGGATTTAAGTATGTGTAACAATTTATGCATGGATAATTTGCAGACTTCTTACTGATCTGAAGAATTCAACAACATATTTTGTGGGTAGAATTTTATAGAAATATGCCTTTCCATGTTTGGTGGCTTAATGATATTACTTAGTGATTTGTCCAAGGTTATTTGTATTAGTAAATTATGTAAAGTTAAAGATGATTCATGGGGAAACCTGTGAGTGAGAAGATTTTAGGTTTGATGATGTTAGTTCACCTATGAATTCATAAATTTCAGCAAAATGTTTCCGCCTTTTTGGTCTCTGGCATTATTTTAATGATTCTGTCACTGGAGTTGATTAAAATACTTTATGGTACCTTATAACAATCCTTGGTGCACTGCTTCTAGGCCATATACTGTCTTAGTAAAACATGTCATGAGTTATAGTGTGCCTGCATCTTCTCTCTCAGTTCGAGGGGAAGAGGTGGAGGTGTTTAGGATTTGCATGTTCctgacatttttgtttttgaaagtaTAGCCAGATGATAATTGTCATTGACAGGTTAAAGGACTGTATAGAGGGGCATCATCATCTTTTGTTGGGATGGCTTTTGAGAGTTCCCTTCTTTTTGGCGTATATTCTCAAACAAAGCAGTCATTGCAGGTCTGTGTGAAGTTAATTGGAAGAACCTTTTTGTGCATATATATCTTTTGAAGTCACGTTGAGAGTTCAGTCTATTATGTAATTGGAAATAACCTCCTTCCCCTTTACTCATGAAGGGAGGATTGCAAGGTGATGTGCCTCGACCCCAAGTAATAATTCCATCAGCAGCATATAGTGGAGCTATTATCAGTTTCTTATTATGCCCATCAGAGCTAGTAAAAGTAAGTCACTTGTAGCATTCATATATGGTAGTGCTGTCTCCTTTCTGTTGTTTCCTCCTGAAGCTTTATGGTGAAACTGAGTTTCTTCAGTGTAGGATGCAAATTCAAGGAACTGACTCCTTGGTTCCAGAGTTCAGTAGATACAGCAGCCCTCTTGATTGTGCCCTCCAAACAGTGAAAAATGAAGGGGTGAGAAAACCTTCTGTCTATTGGCAACTTAAATTTATGACGTGTCGTTGCTGATGGAAAACCTTTCAGGTGACAGGCATTTTTCGTGGAGGTTTTACAACGTTGTTGAGAGAATCTATTGGAAACGCAGTCTTCTTTAGTGTTTATGAGCATGTTCGTCATTACATGCATTTACAATTGAAACCCACTTTATCTGACCGCAGCAATTTAGTTGACATGGGGATTGGAATTGTGACTGGTGGCGTAGCTGTATGTATCCTGAAAACCTTGCatatcttttgaaaaaaaaatttgtttggtgTGTTTCATGAAGTCATTAACAGCTTTACATTCTGATGTTATCCAGTTTTGGTCTGCAGTTTTGCCTTTGGATGTGGCGAAAACCATTATCCAGACATCTCCTGATAAAAGCTCCACAAGAAATCCATTTCTAATTCTGAACTCTGTAAGATGTCCTgttcctttctctttttgttgattttaaaaggATTCCCTACTTCTAATGCCAGGGGGCTGTCCagtaaactataaaatattgttGTATAAAGAAAAAGGAGGACCTAATTAATTCCTTTTTTGATAGATCTACAGAAGGGCTGGACTTAAAGGATGTTATACGGGTTTGGGTCAGACAATAGTGAGAGCATTTCCTGCTAATGCCGCCGCAATAGTGACCTGGGAGCTAGCCATGAAAATGCTAGGGATAAACCGTGACTAAAAAGTGATAGCTAATTACCaaggatttctaatttttcattGCATCACCATTTTTGGTTTGACTCATGAAGTTCTCTACATTGGAACTGGGGTGattctaatataaaatttaagctCCAGATAGtatttcttcaagaatagtGCTCTGATATTGCTGTCTGAAAGAGAAAATGATCTTTGTTTGACTTACCAGATTTTATGAAGGTTGTGGAATTAATTGTGTCCTCTGTTTGAAGATGCTTATGCAAGTCATGTTCCAATACGCAGACCTTTGGTTACATAGTGGTTTTTGAAGTACCTTTGATTAGAAGGaccattttttattgaatcgtATTGATTCTGGACAGGTATGTTCCAGCTGTATTAATGCACTTGCTTGCTTGCATGTCTTTGTGCTGCAAAAACCTGTGCCAGATTACTGTTTTCATGGATGCGTTCATAAATTGTTGTCAAGAATCAAGACAGTCTTGGTGGATCAACTATGAGAATCTTTCACGTTTCTAGCTAATTAAGTCTCTTGCTAAGGTAATTgagatttaaattttgaaactatAGGCTTCAGACTTGAGAGTTTCCACTGATATATTTCCACTGCATCCCCCTCCcccctttttttaatatgctttcTGCCTGATACACTGTCACATCCATACTCTAGCAATGAAGGGAATTTCAAACACTACAGCACTTGGTATGCATGCCGTGGAAATTACCATAATTCAAGAAGAAACTCGGGTATTCTTGCTCTTTTACCTCCATGTTATCCATGCAAACTTGATCCTGCTTACGTTGCTTGCATTGCACTCTGCAACTAAGATCTTTGGGTTTGGCCTACTTTAGGCAAAATATTCTTCTTAGGAGAATTGAGATGTTAGCATGCTTACTATCTATACAAGTGCTGCCATAATCCCAGGAGAAGACACGGAGATTAGGACGTCTAATCAGAACTACCAATCCCGATATCAAAAAAGGCTATACAAATCCCCCCATTTCAGCTAAAGAAACAATTAGTCAAATTCTCAATGATAAATCAATCGCTAAGTATATCTATAAcccttttgatttattaaaaactaGCCACTTGCCCTTGCGTTGTGTGGAGTTTTTTATTAGATTCTAAGAGCCTAATAATGGCGTGCAATTGTTAAACTAATTCCAATTTTGTGGAGTTAACTTGTTTTTTGAatgagaaagaaacaaaatgagATGATTTGTatgattattgtatttttatagggtttttagttGGGTGAAATGTAATGATGTAAATTTTTGCTACAGTGGGcttgttctattttttaatggtCTCTTACTAAcatgataaataaaagaaatgatcaTAGATCATGAAGGgagatttatttgtattttttcttgttacatAGGTAATACGAATTCTAATAAAGTGGAggtcttgaaaattaaaaaatctatgcTTTTGAGTTCTATAATGGAAACTTGCTTCAAAGGAACGGGAAGACCTAGGATGTAGAAGAGAAGAGCATAACATGAGTGATTCGgctgcttttgatttttatatatccaCTTATGTAGTACTTGACTTCATTATACAATATATAAGATTCATTTGTATAGATATTATCATCTACACCCAGAAAATTGTATGCTTTGGAAGAAGTTTGTACAGTTTGGGAAGAGGTTTTGATTGATCATAAAGAAGAATCTATTTCAACCAATATGCTCGTAGGCACGGCCATACATAATATAGAAATCACACTTAGAAGGGGTGGATAATTAGCAAGAGCTGCACATGCTGTAGCGAAACTGATTGCAAAAGAAGAGAATTCGGCCACATTAAAATTACCTTCTGGGGTAGTAAACTGACTAATATATTATCGTCAGTTTGCAGAGAACAATCTTTGGCTATTCATGCAAATTATAGAAAAAGATGAATGATGAACTTAAATGGAACAAAAAAACTTCTGGAGGAACACCAACTAATTAATCTGAAGGGTAGGCAAATTAGATAGAAGACTTCCAGTCGCATCCATTTATTGAATATTAGTACACATcatagattattattattattattatattaaagcTAAAGATTGACAGAAGAGAGAGAGCATGCCAGAGATCAcatatatatttagatattcTAACcaatctaattaaataatgCTTGGAAGAGGCCGCTTATGGGGAAATAACATGTAATTGTCTCCCTCTTTTGCTCTGTGATCATACCTCCTGTACACCTGAGCAGTCCTTTCGTCAATTTGAGCCTTCTCCTTGGTTGTCAGACGAGCTTTTCCTACGCCGTTCATTGTGCCCCGCTAAACGCCTCCGGCAACTCCTTTTGCTGTCATCAAACTCAGATAAATCATGGAACCTACAGGCACCattcaattaattgttttagtgACAAATTAAATTTCTCAATTATGGAGTAGTAAGAACCTATTATTGAAAGTGGAAAATGCACTgctcttttgtttctttattttcctaAGGATAATAAGGAGGTAAAATGTTCAACATCTATACATATACATGAAATATATAgttcattctttctttctgcttccttttattttttttacttcttagaTAGGTAACTTCTTTGTAGTTTTTAGGGGAAATACAGCTAACAATTAGGCAAAATTggcacaaatataaaaaatgcaggaattttaaatagtatttcttTGTGGGGagacattaatttttattacttaggttaattttggtatttaaacttttttatctttaaggTAAAACTCATAACATATAAAATCTTACTTTTtcttcatattatatatatgggACTGGTCTACTTTATCGaagagggatttttttttttgaggattAAGGAGAAAATCttcttaaaaaagtaattaaggaGAAATTACTTCTTGATGATATTCAATTTGGATATATTTAGTTATTCCTAGCTATATTTGtatgtttaatgaaaaatatataatctcGAATCATAAATCATAGAAAGGTTTTAACTGTATGATGAAATCAAAGATCCCCATCctacttaattaattatgaatgaTCTTTCTTGGCAATTACCAATGCCTTCTTACAcgtaaaaaattatcttgatttggGCTTGTGTCATGGCAATAGAATTCTACCTTTCCTTTAAAAGGGTTTAAATGTAAGTTTATATATTCAGCCTCTTCATCATTAAGACCAATAGTCA of the Populus nigra chromosome 7, ddPopNigr1.1, whole genome shotgun sequence genome contains:
- the LOC133698817 gene encoding mitochondrial arginine transporter BAC1-like isoform X1, with translation MGEAFAYKEYLAGLLAGVATVITGHPFVTVKVKLQIHNTEAHGIKYKNGLHCTTRILQTEGVKGLYRGASSSFVGMAFESSLLFGVYSQTKQSLQGGLQGDVPRPQVIIPSAAYSGAIISFLLCPSELVKCRMQIQGTDSLVPEFSRYSSPLDCALQTVKNEGVTGIFRGGFTTLLRESIGNAVFFSVYEHVRHYMHLQLKPTLSDRSNLVDMGIGIVTGGVAFWSAVLPLDVAKTIIQTSPDKSSTRNPFLILNSVCSSCINALACLHVFVLQKPVPDYCFHGCVHKLLSRIKTVLVDQL
- the LOC133698817 gene encoding mitochondrial arginine transporter BAC1-like isoform X3; the protein is MGEAFAYKEYLAGLLAGVATVITGHPFVTVKVKLQIHNTEAHGIKYKNGLHCTTRILQTEGVKGLYRGASSSFVGMAFESSLLFGVYSQTKQSLQGGLQGDVPRPQVIIPSAAYSGAIISFLLCPSELVKCRMQIQGTDSLVPEFSRYSSPLDCALQTVKNEGVTGIFRGGFTTLLRESIGNAVFFSVYEHVRHYMHLQLKPTLSDRSNLVDMGIGIVTGGVAFCLWMWRKPLSRHLLIKAPQEIHF
- the LOC133698817 gene encoding mitochondrial arginine transporter BAC1-like isoform X2 is translated as MGEAFAYKEYLAGLLAGVATVITGHPFVTVKVKLQIHNTEAHGIKYKNGLHCTTRILQTEGVKGLYRGASSSFVGMAFESSLLFGVYSQTKQSLQGGLQGDVPRPQVIIPSAAYSGAIISFLLCPSELVKCRMQIQGTDSLVPEFSRYSSPLDCALQTVKNEGVTGIFRGGFTTLLRESIGNAVFFSVYEHVRHYMHLQLKPTLSDRSNLVDMGIGIVTGGVAFWSAVLPLDVAKTIIQTSPDKSSTRNPFLILNSIYRRAGLKGCYTGLGQTIVRAFPANAAAIVTWELAMKMLGINRD